In one Pseudomonas fitomaticsae genomic region, the following are encoded:
- a CDS encoding glutathione S-transferase, which yields MNTLYSFRRCPYAMRARMALRYSGVPVEIVEVSLKAKPAQMLAISPKGTVPVLDAGGQVIDESLEIMRWALAQNDPDNWLLGGDSRIAELIEANDQVFKVHLNRYKYAERYPEQPMEVYRAEGALFLQQLDELLKGRDYLLTEHPSLADVALLPFVRQFAHVDREWFAQTPYVRLQAWLQRFLESELFTGIMKK from the coding sequence ATGAACACGTTGTATTCCTTCCGCCGCTGCCCGTACGCGATGCGCGCGCGGATGGCCCTGCGTTATTCGGGTGTGCCGGTGGAGATCGTCGAAGTCAGCCTCAAGGCCAAACCGGCCCAGATGCTGGCGATCTCGCCCAAGGGCACGGTGCCGGTGCTGGATGCGGGCGGTCAGGTGATCGATGAAAGCCTGGAGATCATGCGCTGGGCGCTGGCGCAGAATGATCCGGATAACTGGTTGCTGGGTGGCGATTCGAGGATCGCCGAGTTGATCGAAGCCAACGATCAAGTGTTCAAGGTTCACTTGAATCGCTACAAGTACGCCGAGCGTTATCCGGAACAGCCGATGGAGGTTTATCGCGCGGAAGGTGCTCTGTTCTTGCAGCAGCTCGATGAGCTGCTCAAGGGTCGCGATTACCTGTTGACCGAGCATCCGAGCCTGGCCGATGTCGCGCTGTTGCCGTTCGTTCGCCAGTTCGCCCATGTTGATCGCGAGTGGTTTGCGCAGACGCCTTACGTGCGGTTGCAGGCCTGGTTGCAGCGGTTTCTGGAGTCGGAACTGTTCACCGGCATCATGAAAAAGTAG